A window of the Carassius auratus strain Wakin unplaced genomic scaffold, ASM336829v1 scaf_tig00007751, whole genome shotgun sequence genome harbors these coding sequences:
- the LOC113071627 gene encoding ras-related protein Rab-38-like translates to MHNNQKEHLYKILVICDLGVGKTSIIKRYVHQTYSSNYRATIGVDFALKVLNWDSETVRLQLWDIADQERFGNMTRVYYREAMGAFIVFDVTRPTTFEAVSKWKEDLDSKLILSNGQRIATVLLTNKSDQNRDFLSNNSLKMDQYCKENGFVGWFETSAKENIDINEAANFLVKRIIASENDILKSVVPDTISPQLNSDKELTCSACFKP, encoded by the exons ATGCATAACAATCAGAAGGAGCATTTGTACAAAATCCTAGTCATCTGTGATTTGGGAGTGGGAAAGACCAGCATCATCAAACGCTATGTGCATCAGACGTACTCCTCTAACTACAGAGCGACCATCGGAGTGGATTTTGCACTCAAAGTTCTCAACTGGGACTCAGAGACGGTCCGGCTGCAGCTGTGGGACATCGCAG ATCAGGAGCGGTTCGGGAACATGACAAGGGTTTATTACCGGGAGGCCATGGGGGCGTTCATTGTTTTTGATGTTACCAGACCCACCACGTTTGAGGCTGTCTCCAAATGGAAGGAGGATCTGGACTCAAAATTAATACTTTCAAATGGCCAGCGTATAGCCACAGTGCTCCTGACCAATAAGTCCGACCAAAATAGAGACTTTCTGTCTAACAACAGCCTGAAGATGGACCAATACTGCAAGGAGAATGGATTTGTGGGCTGGTTTGAGACATCTGCTAAG GAAAACATCGATATTAATGAAGCTGCCAACTTCCTTGTGAAACGCATAATAGCCAGCGAGAATGATATCTTGAAATCAGTGGTTCCAGATACCATTTCTCCTCAGCTCAACTCAGATAAAGAACTGACCTGTTCTGCGTGTTTCAAACCCTGA